A window of Micromonas commoda chromosome 13, complete sequence contains these coding sequences:
- a CDS encoding ATP-binding cassette superfamily (phosphate) gives MKISAALIALFVALAATGASAQLASIESPNVFELHGSGTTNPQRFFWKVMDILEERAANPIKLTYRGVGSSTGQSDFQADQNHFGSGDIPFKSDVHNTISTTNGKPFFHIPFQLGAIGIFHSVPDSAGKKVELDACTLAKIFSRTIKYWDHEDIKKLNPTLNIPANQAIKVATRTKGSSSTSLTSQYLNLKAGANSAECPGAWSLHKTGDANTKYGSDINWPADVEKVEGSSGMSNYLAKNEWAIGYVDAGHGWEKNLKEVELKNKNGKWVTSKTAEIEKAGTSVTLPTNFKNSWHEISLMDAPGDTTFPICTFSYLYIHETQLNGESARLLEAFATFVLSDEGQGMLAEFGFVKLAADTLAKSRVALASVNWGTSTAWEFETATGKNKDGNAITGAAGSGPNGLKVFSVKRGAWGDYERGVIKSDLEKLAARVATLEGHHEEPVKWYEDPQNQIDSALALGSLAFILGFIGTVLGGVALTRIKRASGSKYSNNIV, from the exons ATGAagatctccgccgcgttaATTGCCCTTttcgtggcgctcgccgccaccggcgcctcGGCGCAGCTTGCCAGCATCGAGTCCCCAAACGTCTTTGAGCTCCACGGCTCCGGCACCACCAACCCCCAGAGGTTCTTCTGGAAGGTGATGGAcatcctcgaggagcgcgccgctaATCCCATCAAGCTCACCTACCGTGGTGTCG GCTCATCCACCGGCCAGAGTGACTTTCAGGCTGATCAGAACCACTTCGGCTCTGGCGACATCCCCTTCAAGTCAGACGTTCACAACACCATCTCCACCACCAATGGCAAGCCGTTCTTCCACATCCCCTTCCAGCTCGGAGCCATCGGAATTTTCCACTCCGTGCCCGACTCTGCGGGCAAGaaggtcgagctcgacgcctgCACCCTCGCCAAGATCTTCAGCCGCACGATCAAGTACTGGGACCACGAAGACATCAAGAAGCTCAACCCCACCCTGAACATCCCCGCCAACCAGGCGATCAAGGTTGCGACCCGCACGAAGGGTTCCTCCTCCACCAGCCTCACCTCCCAGTACCTCAACCTGAAGGCGGGCGCTAACTCAGCGGAATGCCCCGGTGCCTGGAGTCTCCATAAAACCGGAGATGCGAACACGAAATACGGCTCCGACATTAACTGGCCTGCCGACGTCGAAAAGGTCGAGGGCTCCAGCGGCATGTCCAACTACCTTGCCAAGAATGAGTGGGCCATCGGctacgtcgacgccggccaCGGCTGGGAGAAGAACCTCAAGGAGGTCGAACTCAAGAACAAGAACGGCAAGTGGGTCACCTCCAAGACGGCCGAGATTGAGAAGGCCGGCACCTCAGTCACCCTGCCAACGAACTTCAAGAACTCTTGGCACGAAATCTCGCTGATGGACGCCCCCGGCGACACCACCTTCCCCATCTGTACCTTCTCCTACCTGTACATCCACGAGACACAACTCAACGGCGAATCTGCCCGACTTCTTGAGGCGTTCGCCACCTTTGTCCTCTCCGATGAGGGACAGGGTATGCTCGCCGAGTTCGGTTTCgtcaagctcgccgccgatacCCTCGCCAAGTCCAGGGTTGCGCTCGCCTCGGTCAACTGGGGCACTTCGACAGCCTGGGAGTTTGAGACTGCCACCGGCAAGAACAAAGACGGCAACGCCATCACCGGCGCTGCCGGCAGCGGTCCCAACGGCCTGAAGGTCTTCTCCGTCAAGCGCGGCGCCTGGGGCGACTacgaacgcggcgtcatCAAGTCTGacctcgagaagctcgccgcgcgcgtcgccacgcTCGAGGGCCACCACGAGGAGCCCGTCAAGTGGTACGAAGATCCCCAGAACCAGATCgacagcgccctcgccctcggctccCTCGCCTTCATCCTCGGCTTCATCGGcaccgtcctcggcggcgtcgcgctcaccaGGATCAAGAGGGCGTCCGGCAGCAAGTACTCTAACAACATCGTGTGA
- a CDS encoding predicted protein has protein sequence MASKRITKELQDLQKDPPTSCSAGPRADDDIFHWDATIIGPADSPYQGGLFFVAIHFPPDYPFKPPKVNFKTKVYHPNVNSQGSICLDILKEQWSPALTISKVLLSICSLLTDPNPDDPLVPEIAQIYKTDPNRYAELAKEWTRKYAM, from the exons ATGGCGTCTAAGCGAATCACCAAGGAGCTGCAG GATCTCCAGAAGGATCCCCCCACCTCTTGCAGCGCGGGTCCGAGGGCGGACGATGACATCTTCCACTGGGACGCCACCATCATCGGGCCCGCTGACTCGCCCTACCAGGGCGGCCTCTTCTTCGTGGCCATCCAC TTCCCCCCCGACTACCCGTTCAAGCCCCCCAAGGTGAACTTCAAGACGAAGGTGTACCACCCCAACGTCAATAGCCAGGGCAGCATCTGCCTGGACATCCTCAAGGAGCAGTGGTCGCCCGCGCTCACCATCTCCAAGGTGCTCCTGTCCATCTGCTCGCTCCTCACCGATCCCAACCCCGACGACCCGCTCGTCCCGGAGATTGCGCAAATCTACAAGACGGATCCCAACAGATACGCCGAGCTGGCAAAGGAGTGGACGCGCAAGTACGCCATGTGA
- a CDS encoding predicted protein, whose translation MRKAKLRGANLTGAYLMKAVAFAADFEGANLSDALMDRAVLNNANFKDAIMTRVVLTSSDLGDAVIEGADFSDALIDVKQQQALCKYANGVNSVTGVSTRKSLNCGGSASMLRTSTPSGYMTDDTKAKPEAAFEASRFSAYSTYGQ comes from the exons ATGCGCAAGGCTAAGCTGAGGGGCGCTAACCTCACGGGAGCGTACCTCATGAAagccgtcgccttcgccgcggacttCGAGGGCGCCAACCTGAGCGACGCCCTCATGGACAGGGCCGTTTTAAACAACGCCAACTTCAAAGACGCCATCATGACGAGAGTGGTCTTGACGTCGAGCGACttgggcgacgccgtcatCGAGGGGGCGGATTTCTCGGACGCGCTGATCGACGTgaagcagcagcaggcgctGTGCAAGTACGCCAACGGCGTGAACAGCGTGACGGGGGTGAGCACGCGCAAGTCGCTCAACTGCGGCGGGAGCGCTTCGATGCTGCGaacgtccacgccgagcg GGTACATGACCGATGATACAAAGGCCaagccggaggcggcgttcgaggcgaGTCGATTCAGCGCGTACTCGACGTACGGCCAGTGA
- a CDS encoding predicted protein: protein MADDAPQSLDELVANLATYKEQLNDVDELLTSDPTNAEFLEVKSSLEEVIALTEDLVKEAGGGDGDEAAAGAGAAPPPPPPAADDDAAAVFASLVGTKCRAKFDGVWYDAVVDGVNETNGRIKVTFTQYGTVAELDADDIKGADGGAEGAEGAEGADGARLDPVAAAAAAAREVYKGVPAPKRVRVDGDADRFVKKELPKKLMIMDGDDEATRERKRRQIKAFKGKQRMAEMDAEQNAKKNSWQSFQAKSGSKKRTGFMTGKVGKKDSMFRVPEGGRVGVVGSGQGVTDYSQKKRYDQ from the coding sequence ATGGCCGACGACGCTCCGCAGAGcctggacgagctcgtggcgAACCTCGCCACGTACAAGGAGCAGCTGAACGACGTTGATGAGCTCCTAACGTCGGACCCGACGAACGCCGAGTTCCTCGAGGTCAAGTCCTCCCTCGAGGAGGTCAtcgcgctcaccgaggaTCTCGTCAAGGaggctggaggcggcgacggcgacgaggccgccgccggcgccggcgccgcgcctccgccgccgccgcccgccgcggacgacgacgccgcggccgtgttcgcctccctcgtcggCACCAAGTGCAGGGCCAAGTTCGACGGCGTGTGGTACGACGCCgtggtcgacggcgtcaacgAGACGAACGGGAGGATCAAGGTGACGTTCACGCAGTacggcaccgtcgccgagctggacgcggacgacatcaagggtgccgacgggggcgccgagggtgccgagggtgccgagggtgccgacggcgcACGGCTGGACCCGgtggcggctgcggcggcggcggcgcgggaggtgTACAAGGGCGTGCCCGCGCCAAAGAGGGTCAgggtggacggcgacgcggatcgGTTCGTGAAGAAGGAGCTCCCGAAGAAGCTGATGATCatggacggggacgacgaggcgacgcgggaaCGTAAGCGGCGACAGATCAAGGCGTTCAAGGGGAAGCAGCGGatggcggagatggacgcggagcAGAACGCGAAGAAGAACAGCTGGCAGAGCTTCCAGGCCAAGTCTGGGAGCAAGAAGCGGACGGGATTCATGACCGGGAAGGTTGGGAAGAAGGACTCGATGTTCAGGGTGCCGGAGGGGGGGCGGGTGGGTGTCGTCGGGTCGGGGCAGGGCGTCACGGACTACTCCCAGAAGAAGCGCTACGACCAGTGA